A window of Epinephelus lanceolatus isolate andai-2023 chromosome 3, ASM4190304v1, whole genome shotgun sequence genomic DNA:
CAGGAGGCACCcacgactcatttattttgcaaaacagtacagtgggaatgcgtttggaggcaggggctgtgagaagtggatggcatgttggtgagcatcttttgttctGGTCTTTTATTTCAATTGCTTTTAGTTAGTATTTTTAGTAAGTCTCTATTTTGTTAATgctaaaatgttatattgtttgggtgaccggggatatggccttaaaacatggctgatgacaccatacgcaaaccctgaaacccctcaagaggtgcgctataataacatacatgcccacacacgCGCCATAGAGCGCACTTTTGGCGTGCTTAAGGGCcgttggatgtgtttggatcGGATCCAGCCGGTGGCAAACTACTTTATACCCCTGAGAAGGTGTGCAAGATCATCCTGgcatgctgtgtcctccacaatCTTGCAGTGACCCATGGCATTCCTGTATGACCCGGCGCCATCGCttctaacaaactgtgaaatttactacttctctcctcgcgtaaccgcttccttcattcatgaatcaactctaggcaagcggtttccttatatggagaaatgggggcgtggtAGTATGCTAATCACAAATTGCGAGCACGcgcctgtcaatttagaatgattctgattcacacacatacgcaaggtggtgagaacaaaattggcCGCTGCGCAGGTGTCATGAATCCCACGGTGATTTTTCATACGCACTTATTTTGTGCGCAAAGTAAGAACATTTCCACGcacatattagtgaatgaggcccattatCCTCCGAAGACCAGAACTGTTGTTTGGTATGCAGTTTTTAATTTGTCCTAGGCATTTGggatcatccatccatccgtctatcccagctgacattgggtgagaggcagggtactcCCTGGataggtcgccagactatcacagggctgacacatagagacagacaaccattcacgctcacattcaaaCCAActatttagagtcaccaattaacctgcatggctttggactgtgggaggaaactggggtacacagagaaaacccaggctgacacgaggagaacatgcaaactccgcacagatactttctcctgggattgaaccaggaaccatcttgctgtgaggcgacagtgctgaCCACTAGTCCACCGTGCCGCccatttgggatcagtaggacagAAATAAgtataaatgaaaaacattgtcaacgataattaagtcccaatgtcctccatttggatgacaataaagtcccaatgtcctcaaacaggaAAATAATTCAGTGCTGATGTCCTCAGAcgagatgacaataaagtcccaatctCTTCAGaggagtacttcctaattaacagtgtcttagcttttTATCATTGctaaattggtcaaatttgttgttaaataaacaagtttcaaccctAAAATGTGATCAGGATTTGGACCTTGTCGATTTTAGTTTCGGGATCGCCTGCAggctgacttggcagagatggctgtcatcttgtttttaaatggatttgtgtattgtgctcttactaccactagatggcaaaaaaagtgtccatgaacgaggacaacaggtccaAGTTATGTAGAATGAAGCATAagggtcaagtaaacccaaaatgtgatgtccatgTATGAGGGcccagggtctcaggaggatatttagAATACATGCATtccaatgaaaacatgaaagtagcagacaGGGGTGTTGCACCAAATTTTGGGCCTGATGCATAAGCACTCTCTGTGTCACatggtaagaccatcctgatgactgCATGTATCCAGATTCAGCTTTCACAACTAAAGCTGGTTTTGTGAACACTCCCGATGTTCTTGCTGCTCAGGGAAAGACGTTAGAGGTTGTCAGTTCTCAGTATTTGGCTTGATGACTCCCCGTCTTTTAAACCTCAGGTTGACAATCTTCTTGAAAAGCTGAGGCTGAAGTTAGGGTTTTATGTCAGAAGCATAAACATCCTGTTTTTCCCTTGAGGCTAGGAAAAGACTGGTTGCTGCTACGTTTTCACCGGTTTTGGATTATGATGATTTGTTGTACATGAATGCATCTGCACATTGTTTGCACATGTTAGATACTGCATACCATAGTGCACTGAGATTTGTTACAAATTGTAAACCCCTCACTCATCACTGCACACTTTATTCCAGGGCTAGGCGgccatctttgaccttttgtaggctcagtcactggtatttgttcattCATAAAGCTATACTGGGTAAACTCCCTTCGTACATTTGTACTCTGATTGAAAAGAGATCTGACTGTAGTCTGAGATCTCAAGACCTGTCTGTTCCTAGTGCTTGGACTGAGCTGGGAAGGAAAGCTTTCATGTGCTCTGCTCCTCACACTTGGAATAACCTTCAAAAAGAGTTGAAACTATGTGAactggtctctctgcctgatttCGAAGCTGTCATAAGTACAGGTGTCAGTCTGGACTCGCTGCCGCCTCAGACACTTTATATGGGCAGGAGTATACGCCATAACAGAGAAACTCCTTCAGCCAGTCAGCGTAACAAAACACTGGGAAACATCTTCTTCATCACCAACAGAGCCCTtgataaatcaagcttttgccAAATCCACTGACAGCAGTCACTTACTTGGCTGCGTCTAGAGAGGAATCCAAGTGCAGAGGCCAACTAAACCATTTTGTGCCTCAGAAAATTTCCACTATTTTTTCATACAAAGTTCACTCTTTTAACCAATATACACTGCcaaattaaaattttaatttagttatcGCACTAAAGTGGACTTCTATATCGACAAATTGCTAGACCATAACTCCAAGACGCAACAACATCTCTGGTAAAGTCAGTGGTGGCAGTATACAACCTCAAAATAAATAGTTATCTGCTATAAAATGGAGAGAAGATGAAGCATCTTTGCACGGTTGGATGACATTTCCATCATAAACTGgtgcaaaaaatacacaaattggtgcataaacatTCATctgaatgcaggaaattaagtgttaaCACTCAAACTTTCTTGGGGGAGGACCCCCTGCTAACATGTGTTCCCGAGGATGTTGAAACGAAAGCTACCCCCATGAATACAGCAATATAAATGTAGCCCTGCATTCAAAATATTACTTATGTAAAAGTAGCAAACAAAAGttatgttttattcagtgttattcaccacaacacactgtgtgtgtggttgggggTCAAACCCATTTTAGTTCATGTGCCACATAaagcccaatttgatctcaagtgggcagcaaccaataaataataatacctCCAATTGTTTCCCTTTCTTTTAGTGTAAAGATATTCtgaaaacatccatccatttacatAACAGATGATGCAATTTGGTGCAGTTTCAACTGTTCCAGTTTTctacattcagtcagtctgccACTCCCTGGTGCATTTTTCCATATATGTCTGCTCTTGTTAATGTCACATCAAACTAAAGTGAAAGCATTTGAGGAAGCAGGTTAACTTatcccctgccttacaaaccacTCACAAATCAAAAGTTTTGTGAGTGTTTTAGCAATAGGGTCCATCCAATTTTGTTTTAAGATTAAAGTCTGACACAGATTCTCTTGTACTGAAGTTGCTAATAGACAATATTTGGCACAATGCTCACTATCTTTTAATGTGATCACATTAAGTATTGATTGTTTtttcagggtggaaaagcctctggaGCCGCTTTTTACATGAAGCAGGCCACTGACTGTTTAATCTGCTCATGAAACCGGGCTCCTCTTAGGGGCCTTTCACATCAGAAACTCAGACCCAGATCCCAGTGCACTTGACCTCAAACCCCAGGTCATTCCATTAATGTGTTAATCGTGTACCATACATGGGCACAGTACAGCGATCCAAACTCAAGTCCATTTGTAAAGATGGTCTCATTTACAATTCAGGTGTACTCCGCTACAGGAGGCAGCAGGTGAGAACTCCAACTGTACCAAAACACGAGAGTGGATGCTATTTAACATGActacaaattgtttttaaacagTTATGAAACAGTGTCAATTTGATACTGATGCCTCAATATCGGACAGCAGCACAGCCCTGGACAGACCCAAAACTGGTTTTGCTGCCCCCTTTGATTTGCAGTCAAAGCTCTGGTAGAAGGTGGAGAGCTCCACCCCTGACAGATGCTCCATACCTCTGTGCTCCACAGGTCCTGCCCTGTTCTacactgcagcataacaaaaatGTCACAGAACACAATCACTAATGTGAAAACTGAGCGGTGGGGGGTAGGAGAGGGGGAGAATCATAAGCAGACACAGTATGAATCAAATGTACCTGATATGAAACACCTtcagccttcacaagtgcatcagtATTAGGggtgcaaagtcatccagtagGCCAAATCGGACCTTTTGACTGGCCTCTTCTGGACTGCAgtctgtatgtttgacacccctgtagCTCTAACAAATGTGCAGCGTACAGTCCTttccaaataaaacatttacatagCCTTTGGCCCATTTTATATCCTTACATGCATACATGTTCTTTGCATGTAGTTGTCTTCCATCCCTGTGCTGATGCACTGCTGTGTATCCTGGGGCTTACTTGTTAATTAGTGCCATAGTGTGACACCATTAGTAGGACTGTGTATCGTGCCACTATTGCGTATAGCTGTCAGATAAAAGTAGTGTAGCAAAAGATAAAtaatttccctctgaaatggaGTGTATTAGAAATATACAATAGCACAAAATGGACATGAAAATGGACATAAAACCTACTTGGTTACACCCACACCCTTGATTTTAAGATCAGAGAATTCTAATCTATTGGACAAATAATGTTATGTATGTTTTAGGCCAAAGAAAAAAGACAGTAGCTCAGTGTTACCACACGTTAACCAATGCATTTTCAAAAAGTTTCCATAACTTTTCCATAATAATTCACCCAATTTCCATGATTTTAAGTAGTTTAGAATGGGTAGGCCTATATACcgatacagcacacacacacttcccagGCATTTGTGGATAAGCAGACTGCCATGGCGTGCTAACCCATCACTTGTTAGCCATTCCGCTTTCTAACTACCTGCATGTGCCAACAGACCAGCACATATGGTACTTCACACAACATCAGAAGCGTGCCCTATTTTGGGGGTTAGAAAAACATAAGGTCCTGTGGATGTCAGTGCAATTTGACATGTATTTggatgtcattttaaaaagttagtatgcatttatttaataaaaaaaagtttaaaatattgTTTCCCACTTAAACTAACATTAGTTTTCCATCAGTAGTAACTGTCACCTGCATCATTCAGCTATTTACATTACTAACAGTGAATGTTCACATATTTTatgtgcctgaaatctcagtGTGAAAGCCTTGGTTAACCCACCACGCaacttttttttcaacatttcctGTGTCTCTACTGATGTGCATGATTATTTCCTCAAAAGGGGGCATGGCCTTGGCAATAAGGCGTTGCCGGCTCTGGTCTATGTGTAGGCCTGTCATGTGATAGTGGTAACATTTTAACTGTCAAAGAAAGCAGCACTAGACTTTATATTAATAAAACAAGGAATTGAATTTGCGTCGTGTTAAGACATGTTTGGGGATTTTAATGCACATATTTTAAATGATTGTAAAAGACCGTGGGAACCCTGATAGCTTTATTCCATAACACTCATCCCACAACACAGAgcacacataaacatatatCACTATAAATGCACAGGAGTTGATTCCCCATGAGAGTAGGCTCTATAAATAGCCACTGAAAGGCCTGCTAACATCAAACCAGGCTGGGCCATGATATGACATGTGACAGCAGTTCTGCCAATTAGCAACTGTGCCAGATTCATTTACTGCTGTTTGAACTAGGGATGTGTCCCACATGATTATACAGTGACTTTTAGTAGGCATacacagaaatataaataataaagccTGGGGTCACTGTATACCATACTACAAACTGAAGAATGAGCGATGTGTGGTATTGTCAGAAACTCTGAGCCATCCTAACTTCTACCATGTTAACAAGCAACAGCTACCCAGTAACAACTTTTAATATTTAGATATTGTTTTGGTGTCTCATGAATTGCATATAAGCATTAGTATTAGTTTGTGGTCTAATGCAGAATAAGGTTATATAGGAATGTTGAATGAGGTTAACCTATGTGGTAATTATGACCACAGAATTTAAATTTAAGCCTGTTTAATGACTCCTAAGGCCTATTTACTTAATAAAGATATTTAaatacctgcagacaccctgacaTGTTCCCTATGATACAGAATCCTAAAACATTCCTGCCACTTGAGAATTACTTCCAAAGAGGATTAAAAGATGTCATTCAAAGCACATTAGCATCTTTAAATGTATTGTATCTGAGCTGTTTGTGTAAAGATTTACCTGTATTGAAGTACCACAAAGAAATGCAGTTTTCCTCCTAGGACATTAAACCATTGAGTCCACACTATAATATACAAaattttattacaaaaaaaattttttgTTCTACATCAGTCTTCAAAGTTCCACATTAAAAATGGCTCCAACATTTTTAATCAAACTACAGATAACTCTTGGTAGTAAAATGACAGTGAAGAAACAGCACCACTAAACAGAAAACATATGCAGTGCTTCcagaaacaatacattttttttaaaactttgctGATTTGCTGCTGTCCACTGTCTGTACACAAGTTTCAGTCCATTGtatttttcacaggaaattcatATCTAGCTGCCCATTTAAGTAGCAACGAGGATCGAGATGTAACAAACCCGAGGTCAGCAGAAaaccgttaaaaaaaaaaattaggggACTAAGTGACAAATAAAAGCTAAATCCCTGAATTTGAAAAGGAATACAGGTCTGGTTTCCTACAGAGGCAGACCGACAGGGACAGCAGACTATAACTTTTGGAATcatccacacaaaaaaaagttaagctgaacaatgcattggaaaaTTCACACCCGTTAACATATAAACTGCTTagtcatcatcgtcatcatcgtcctcgtcttcctcctcatcGTCCTCGtcttcctcatcatcatcatcgtcgtcgTCATCAACTGGTTCCGCTTTCTTGGCAGTGGGCCGGCCTGGGCCACTCTTCTTACCACCATCACTCTTCCCTGAGACACCTTTAGCTCTGTAAGCAGCAACctcctaataaaaaaaaaaaaagacaaattgtTTAACTTCTTGATAGAAATGTCAAAGACATGGTAAATTTCTCAGTTAGGTCCTTTCATTGGTTACGTGAACAATATCAACTGTCCCACTTAGCCTTTAACATTGGTGTTTACGTAAGTGGCACTATGCAAATATATGAACAGGTGGTTACCTTCTCATATTTCTCCTTCAGCTTGGCAGCCTTGGCTTCGTAGGGGGCCTTGTCTTTGGAGCCCTGTGTAGACCACAACTCGCCAAGCTTCTTGGCAGTGTCACCAATGGAGATTCCAGGGCACTCCTCCTTGATTCTGGGACGGTGCTCGGAACAAAAGACGAAAAATGCAGAGCTGGAAAGAAAGGGGGCTGCATTAATGCCAGAACACACCTGCAATGTGAAAAAGCTAAATATGATTTATAtggaaacagaacaaaacaaggATCTCCCCTCATGGGGCAGTGCGGTGAAGGGTTAAGGACTTACGGGGGCCTTTTGGGTGCGTTAGGatccttcttcttcttgccCTTGCCCTTGGCACCTTTAGGGGGGATGTAGGTCTTCATCTCTCGGTCATATCGGATCTTGTCGGTCTTTGCCAGCTCCTCGAACTTGGCCTTCTCCTTGGCTGACATGGTCTACAAAACAAACCACACCTCAAAATTCTGATTCTttctaaaaaaatattgtacCACCAAAACTCTAAGTGCAAGATCATCTCCAAAGACCTCTGCATTTGtgcaacataaaataaactgtTCTGCCAAGTACGTCATCCCATATCCTCCCACTACACAGAGGGCAAAAGGCCATGCAGGGGGTGGGCAATATTGGCACATGAGAGCAGCAACAAACAAATCCCACTTCTGGCTATACTTTCAATTATACAATTCAAGCTATACTGTTGTTTTCTGTTGACTAACATCAAACATGTATTACTCAATTCAATAGCTTCACATTTTAGTTTATGAATTGTTCTATTTGTAAAGTTTTACAATATGGCAAATGCCATATACAACCCATGATATTTCATGCATACTAAGCATGTATTTTTTCCCATTACTAATGCCAACTTACCTTCCATCTCTCAGAGCATTTCTTGGAGAACTCTGCAAAGCCTACACTGGTCCCTGGGTGTTTCCTCTTGTGCTCCTCACGACAGTCTGCGATAAAGAAGGCATAGGAGGAGGTCTTTCCTCTCGGCTTATTTGGATCCCTTGTCATCGCTGCGGTTTATCTAACATTTAAAACAAggcaaaaaaacatcacatgaCTCACAAGTAATAACGAACCACCTTTTTTGGCATGGCATCTGGCGTTTTAATGTAGACTTACAGGCCTACTCTGGATTGTATCTGCACTACCACCAAACTAACGTTAAGatgtcttttaagtttttatttgcGAGTGTTGACCAAAGcgtatattttaacatttgacgTCCGTGTGAGTATTTAAAGTAACGTTACTGCAGCACAAATAGTGCCGGCGGACGCCCACGGGTGTTTTAAGGCTCTAATCGGATTTCTGCTTCTCCGGGACAAAAAGACGCGACTCCATTTTGTATCTTCCCGCCTAAACTAAGCTGCGCCAAAAGCTTGCTCAACTATATAAGCTAATAGCCATTGCTGTAATATCACACGATTGGCATTTGGCAGTTAACTACTACACAACTGGCCATGGTGTGAGTGAAAACCAAATGGCGAGCTCAGAGTTTAAGTGTTGGAGCTAACGCCTTGTAGCAGGCTAAGCTACTAAACCAAATGGCGTTTGAACTGCATGTTGCGCACACAGCAATGCACTAAGGCCACCGTTAAACTGCCGTGTCACGGCGTCGAAACAGGCCGAAAACTTCACCGTTTGTCGTTTAGATTAAGCAGAATACAACGGCTTTCAGCAGAAACATTACAGCGAACATTATTACCTTACTACGATAACATATACACGTTTTAATTCCCGAAAAGGCTTTAATTACTTGGTGCGTGTGCAGAAATATGAAATTTGGTCGTCTTGGACATTACAGCAAGCTACTAGGACAATATGGCAGAGTTTAAATAACAAAATGGATTAAACAGAATCGTCATGCAGCGGAATCTTACCTGCTATCTGCAAGAGAAGTTGTTAACGACTGACTAAGGACAAAAGCGGGACTGTTTTGTCACTGCCTATAAGGTCGACCTAACTTAACTAGGAGTACTTAGACGACTCCTCCCGCCCTCGGCGGATTGGTCAGAATTAAGCATTTTCATTTGAACGTGGGGCACAAGAAAGACACGccgctgtgattggctgcatGAATTGCATTCGAGCCATCATGTTTGTATGAGCTACTTGGTCGCTGATTGGCTGAGCTGGACTTTTAAACATACGGCGCGAAAACCCCTTTGTGTGATTCGAGTCGAAATATCTTCATCTGTTTATGTGTGGTCGGGGGTTCCTGTGCTCTGTTTTAACCGCTTGTTTTCGAGATGAGACTGACAGCAGCACGAACAACAACGATTCCGTTTCGATTTCGTTTCAAACAACAAGCTGCATCAGAAGGAAATGATTAAAAATTCGAAAAACCAAATTGAtcgtttgttgttttttttaactggcaCAGATCAAACCAGCTTTATTGGCCAagtatgtgcacacacaaagaacttggctctgttttgttgttgctctAATGTACACGAACACAGAATAGACATACAACTTAAACAAGCACAACATGTGGAATAATAATATAAagcataaaaataaatcagagtATGTTCCCAATGATTAATGTAAGACAGGGGTGTCAAAattattttagttcatgggccataTACCAGGACCAGGCCAATAAAACCATTGCATAGTAACCTGTAAATAACAACATCTCCAaattttccctttcttttagtgtaaagaagCACAAGTACACCCTGAAAACGCTCATTCATGTACAACACAAATGATGAATAGCCTGAGAAGTctgaaaaataagtaaaataagtgCTGTCATTACGTTTACGTGCGCAGTTAAGTTTAGCCATGGTTATTATAGCTCGACAAGGCCATcaaattggactactgtccttgtcctagtatacaagcacaggaggggaatcAATTTTTTAATCTAAATATGTCGGACACCGCTATGAAAGATGGTGATACCCCATTTTAACTTGTTAGTATTGGATCTTTTTCCACTTGACATttatgtcacagaccaaacaatcgacaTTAACTGTGGTTAGCTAacggcaaactggtaccatggcgGACATCTTTACAGCTCTGTGCATTTTGTTCATCCAAAAATACATGGCTCTCGATGTAGCTATCCTCATGTTGTTTCGCTTGTtatggcttcttcttcttcttcttctgttatgcaCTGAAATGCTATTTGACTTTCAGGTCAAACCCaagggcggaaactgtggagcatgcacaGAGCACCAAGGCCAGTTTGGGTCGGATTGGCTGTAATTTTGCATTATCTGGGTTTATcagtctgactttgagaaattccaTTTAGTACATTCGGGCTAACATGTTcacatatattttaaaagtccggttttagtTGGACTAataataaattgattttctctACTGACTGCCATTATGTGcattttttcatacatttctACTCCTGTGTACTAATAATGTGTGTAGAAATCTGTGTAacaccaaactaaagtggaagctatCGATGAACCAGGTGAAGTTAACTTTAAATACCATCTAAAGTTTGGGCCGTGTAGTAGCAACAGGTTTCCACCAATATGGGTTTAAGATAGAAATCTCATACAGCTGCTGACAATATTTTGCTCTAAGTtctatatctttaaatatgatcACAATAACTATTCACAGATGTTTtagagaactgtattctggtctGAGTGAGAAGCCTAGTACTGTTTCACATGAAGTA
This region includes:
- the hmgb2a gene encoding high mobility group protein B2a yields the protein MTRDPNKPRGKTSSYAFFIADCREEHKRKHPGTSVGFAEFSKKCSERWKTMSAKEKAKFEELAKTDKIRYDREMKTYIPPKGAKGKGKKKKDPNAPKRPPSAFFVFCSEHRPRIKEECPGISIGDTAKKLGELWSTQGSKDKAPYEAKAAKLKEKYEKEVAAYRAKGVSGKSDGGKKSGPGRPTAKKAEPVDDDDDDDDEEDEDDEEEDEDDDDDDD